Proteins encoded by one window of Porphyromonas vaginalis:
- a CDS encoding Gfo/Idh/MocA family protein, with the protein MTAKHNDLTTFAPKPLHSPLRWVVVGCGHIGRRHMEHISKHPQTQLVGMVDVLPASECGAAQLAGVPFYPSVEELLERGGDTFDVASICVPNGLHYPIALELLKAGKSLLIEKPAVLHPDEGEELIALAKAHGCHLYSVLQNRFTPVSAWLHQVIEEKRLGKLYQIELQCLWNRDERYYLPRRWHGDLKLDGGTLFTQYSHFLDLLIWCFGMPEVQGGSFYNYNHQTMVDFEDSGVVQLTFPQDTSGLLTYSTAVYGTNCGVRLTVLGERGCIVLDGPFMNKLTHCIIDGYDRPDLGESEPGNAYGAYSGSAQNHHFVIDHTARALLGDPTAQAVEIEDALRVVRLIRNIYQYNPYLSDK; encoded by the coding sequence ATGACAGCAAAGCACAACGACCTAACGACCTTCGCTCCTAAGCCACTTCACAGCCCGCTCCGCTGGGTCGTCGTGGGGTGCGGACACATTGGCCGCCGACACATGGAGCATATCTCGAAGCATCCGCAAACGCAGTTGGTCGGGATGGTCGACGTGCTGCCCGCTTCGGAGTGTGGCGCTGCGCAGCTTGCTGGGGTTCCTTTTTACCCAAGCGTCGAGGAGCTACTGGAGCGTGGAGGAGACACCTTTGATGTCGCATCAATCTGCGTCCCCAATGGGCTGCACTACCCTATTGCACTAGAGCTGCTCAAGGCAGGCAAGTCGCTCCTCATTGAGAAGCCCGCTGTGCTACACCCCGACGAGGGCGAGGAGCTGATCGCCCTCGCGAAGGCTCATGGCTGTCACCTATATAGTGTCTTGCAAAACCGCTTTACGCCTGTCTCAGCCTGGCTACACCAGGTGATCGAAGAGAAGCGACTCGGCAAGCTTTACCAGATCGAGTTGCAGTGTCTCTGGAATCGTGACGAGCGTTACTACCTACCTCGTCGCTGGCATGGCGACCTCAAGCTAGACGGCGGGACGCTCTTCACGCAGTACTCACACTTCCTCGATCTACTGATCTGGTGCTTCGGGATGCCTGAGGTGCAGGGCGGGAGCTTCTACAATTACAATCACCAGACAATGGTAGACTTTGAGGACTCGGGCGTGGTGCAGCTCACCTTCCCGCAAGATACGTCGGGCCTGCTGACCTACTCGACAGCAGTCTACGGGACCAATTGCGGGGTGCGCCTCACGGTGCTAGGCGAGCGTGGGTGCATCGTCCTTGATGGTCCCTTTATGAACAAACTAACGCACTGCATCATCGATGGCTACGACCGTCCTGACCTGGGCGAGAGCGAGCCTGGCAACGCCTACGGAGCCTATAGCGGATCTGCGCAAAACCATCACTTTGTCATCGACCACACCGCACGCGCGCTGCTGGGCGACCCGACCGCTCAGGCGGTGGAGATAGAGGATGCCCTGCGTGTCGTGCGCCTCATTCGCAATATCTACCAGTACAACCCTTACCTCTCAGACAAGTAG
- a CDS encoding DegT/DnrJ/EryC1/StrS family aminotransferase, whose product MRIPLVNLPEEHSPYQAELDRSIGRVVASGGYIGGEEVRAFETELAYYLGLEPWSVISCGNGSDALLLALAALDLPRGGEVIVTTHNYVAAAEAVCHLGLRPVWADVMPSLSSDGRVSFQMNGSPDYLESLLTPRTVALIAVNMYGMPCPADELAHFCKRHQIPWIEDNAQGMGGVGEMASGASKTTAPLGTRATIGTTSFFPTKPLGCMGDGGAAFVPHDQQLADRLRQLANHGQRTRYQYERCGYNSRLDALQAAVLRVKLRHLDVANQRRSALADLYDELLADLPMVRRPWRSGDRPEALYLYTICVPSDKRDGLLNELRTAGIDARVYYPQMLHQIAAYNASSSEASCPVAEELQKTMLSLPIAPTTFHLLAAEICERIRQFLL is encoded by the coding sequence ATGCGCATCCCTCTAGTCAACCTCCCCGAAGAACATAGCCCCTACCAAGCTGAGCTTGATAGGAGTATCGGGAGGGTTGTCGCCTCCGGCGGCTATATTGGCGGTGAGGAGGTGCGTGCCTTTGAGACGGAGCTGGCGTACTACCTAGGGCTAGAGCCGTGGAGTGTCATCAGCTGTGGCAACGGGAGCGATGCACTCCTGCTGGCTCTGGCTGCGCTAGATCTGCCACGTGGTGGCGAAGTAATCGTCACCACGCACAACTATGTGGCGGCTGCCGAGGCGGTCTGTCATCTAGGGCTCCGACCAGTCTGGGCTGACGTGATGCCCTCACTGAGTAGCGATGGGCGTGTCTCCTTTCAGATGAATGGCTCGCCAGACTATCTAGAGTCGCTGCTCACCCCTCGTACGGTGGCACTCATAGCGGTCAATATGTACGGTATGCCCTGCCCCGCAGACGAACTGGCGCACTTCTGCAAGCGACATCAGATCCCGTGGATTGAAGACAATGCTCAGGGGATGGGTGGCGTAGGCGAGATGGCTTCGGGAGCTTCAAAAACAACGGCACCGCTAGGCACTCGAGCCACAATCGGCACGACGAGCTTCTTTCCGACGAAGCCGCTAGGCTGTATGGGCGATGGGGGCGCAGCTTTCGTACCGCATGACCAGCAACTGGCGGATCGTTTGCGCCAACTGGCCAACCACGGTCAGCGCACACGCTACCAGTACGAGCGGTGTGGCTACAACAGTCGTCTCGATGCGCTCCAAGCTGCCGTGCTACGAGTTAAGCTACGTCATCTGGATGTAGCAAACCAACGACGTAGCGCGCTGGCAGATCTCTACGATGAGCTACTGGCGGATCTCCCGATGGTGAGACGTCCGTGGCGTAGTGGGGACCGGCCCGAAGCACTCTACCTCTACACAATCTGCGTACCCTCTGACAAGCGAGACGGACTACTCAACGAATTGCGCACAGCGGGCATCGATGCACGAGTCTACTACCCGCAGATGCTTCACCAGATAGCGGCCTACAACGCCAGCTCCTCTGAGGCTTCCTGTCCCGTAGCGGAGGAGCTCCAGAAGACAATGCTCTCGCTACCAATAGCTCCGACGACCTTCCACTTGCTGGCTGCAGAGATCTGCGAACGAATCAGACAGTTTCTACTATAA
- the metG gene encoding methionine--tRNA ligase, producing the protein MSTQQFKRTLVTTALPYANGPVHIGHLAGVYVPADIYVRYKRMKGDEVLFIGGSDEHGVPIAIKAKAEGVSPQEVVDRYHALIKESFARLGIDFDIYSRTTSETHEKTASAFFTKLYESGKLIEQTSEQYYDPEAKQFLADRYITGTCPHCHNERAYGDQCEACGTSLSATDLIDPHSAISGAKPELRETKHWYLPLGDYESFLREWILEGHKEWKPNVYGQCKSWLDLGLQPRAVTRDLDWGIPVPLQGAEGKVLYVWFDAPIGYISNTKELLPDSWRTWWCDPETRLIHFIGKDNIVFHCIIFPAMLKAEGSFNLPDNVPANEFLNLEGDKISTSRNWAIWLHEYLDEMPGKEDVLRYVLTANAPETKDNDFTWRDYQARNNNELVAIYGNFVNRALVLTHKYFDGKVPPLGRLTEIDEEMLREVAAIPAELDDQLEHFHFREALKTAMQLARIGNKYLADTEPWKVIKSDPDRVATILHLALQLVGNLSIAFAPFTPFSTRRLLSMLQVEEGGFAFSRFGATDLLPEGHQLGTPELLFDKIEDEVIQAQLDKLAAIKKLNEEQNRHPEALLEDVPFDTFTKSDMRAGRILACEKVPKADKLLRFSIDDGMGGRTIVSGIAQYYKPEELVGKTVAFVANLPVRKIRGVESQGMILSVEDYKTGQLQVVTLPDTIAPGSKLV; encoded by the coding sequence ATGAGTACGCAACAATTCAAACGCACTTTAGTCACTACGGCCCTACCTTATGCCAATGGGCCTGTACATATCGGACACCTCGCAGGAGTCTACGTTCCTGCCGACATATACGTTCGCTACAAGCGTATGAAGGGCGACGAGGTCCTCTTCATCGGTGGTAGCGATGAGCACGGAGTACCTATCGCCATCAAGGCAAAAGCGGAGGGCGTCTCTCCACAAGAGGTGGTGGATCGCTACCACGCCTTGATCAAAGAGTCATTCGCTCGCCTAGGCATCGACTTCGACATCTATTCGCGCACAACCTCCGAGACACATGAGAAGACGGCAAGTGCGTTCTTTACCAAGCTCTACGAGTCTGGCAAGCTGATCGAGCAGACCTCGGAGCAGTACTACGACCCTGAGGCTAAGCAATTTCTCGCAGACCGCTACATCACGGGTACCTGTCCGCATTGCCACAACGAGCGCGCCTATGGCGACCAGTGCGAAGCGTGCGGTACCTCCCTCTCGGCGACCGATCTAATCGATCCTCATAGCGCTATATCAGGGGCTAAGCCTGAGCTACGCGAGACAAAGCACTGGTACCTGCCACTGGGCGACTACGAGAGCTTCCTCCGCGAGTGGATACTCGAGGGGCACAAGGAGTGGAAGCCCAACGTCTACGGTCAGTGCAAGAGCTGGCTGGACCTAGGACTACAGCCACGTGCCGTGACGCGTGACCTAGACTGGGGTATCCCCGTACCGCTCCAAGGTGCTGAGGGCAAGGTGCTCTACGTATGGTTTGACGCGCCTATTGGTTACATATCCAATACGAAGGAGCTACTCCCCGACAGCTGGCGCACCTGGTGGTGCGACCCCGAGACCCGTCTGATCCACTTCATCGGCAAGGACAACATCGTCTTCCACTGCATCATCTTCCCCGCCATGCTAAAGGCAGAGGGGTCGTTTAACCTGCCAGACAACGTACCGGCCAACGAGTTCCTCAACCTCGAGGGCGACAAGATCTCGACTAGTCGCAACTGGGCTATCTGGCTCCACGAGTATCTCGACGAGATGCCCGGCAAGGAGGATGTGCTGCGCTATGTCTTGACAGCCAATGCGCCTGAGACCAAGGACAATGACTTCACATGGCGTGACTACCAAGCACGTAATAATAATGAGTTGGTCGCTATCTACGGCAACTTCGTGAACCGCGCCTTGGTGCTGACGCACAAGTATTTCGACGGCAAGGTGCCTCCGCTGGGTCGTCTCACGGAGATCGACGAGGAGATGCTCCGAGAGGTGGCAGCTATACCCGCAGAGCTAGATGATCAGCTAGAGCACTTCCACTTTAGAGAGGCACTCAAGACCGCTATGCAGCTAGCCCGCATCGGCAATAAGTACCTCGCAGACACAGAGCCGTGGAAGGTGATCAAGAGCGACCCCGATCGTGTCGCTACGATCCTGCACTTAGCTTTGCAGCTGGTGGGTAATCTGTCGATTGCTTTTGCGCCCTTTACCCCCTTCTCCACACGTCGACTCCTCAGTATGCTACAAGTTGAGGAGGGAGGCTTTGCTTTCTCCCGCTTTGGAGCTACAGATCTACTTCCCGAGGGACATCAGCTGGGTACGCCCGAGTTGCTCTTTGACAAGATTGAGGATGAGGTGATCCAAGCACAGCTCGACAAGCTCGCTGCGATCAAGAAGCTCAACGAGGAGCAGAACCGTCACCCCGAGGCTCTGCTGGAGGATGTGCCGTTTGACACATTTACCAAGAGCGATATGCGTGCAGGCCGTATCCTAGCTTGTGAGAAGGTTCCTAAGGCGGACAAGCTCCTGCGCTTCTCTATCGATGATGGCATGGGCGGCCGGACGATTGTCTCGGGTATCGCTCAGTATTACAAGCCAGAGGAGCTGGTTGGCAAGACGGTTGCCTTCGTTGCCAACCTCCCTGTGCGCAAGATACGTGGCGTCGAGTCTCAAGGTATGATCCTCTCAGTCGAGGACTACAAGACGGGACAGCTACAGGTGGTCACACTGCCTGACACGATAGCTCCTGGTAGCAAACTAGTCTAG
- the dacB gene encoding D-alanyl-D-alanine carboxypeptidase/D-alanyl-D-alanine endopeptidase has product MQSRSITLYALLLLLLLPLAGRAQQDIIDTTQAVQILQQAEQRGEARYGVSVWRIDEDKPLLDYRSRERFTPASVTKIFSSATALIALGADYQFPTEIGYRGEITKDSVLKGDLIIVGHGDPSLESKHYPRRKGIFYDQVYLALQQAGIHQIQGRIVVDASAYCDEGYLEAWPREDWGRRYAPALYGVNLCDNIMQVGISAQDVAKGAEAPSYLHPSTPGHAWQIDIQLVKRGSQLAISADRNSRTSRRLSGRLARGSSKRQVIACDLSNPAMALALQLAEHLQRRGIELTDCQSVAYYDKSAPTLTTLLDIYLSPHLSELIRTCNYHSVNLYAEALLRSIGNRFGAIQQGGCISTSEALRQEMNYWRETCSLSSDELELYDGSGLSPRSKLSPYALTAALRQVYRLPLPVSDPFILSLPQVGREGTVRNLLPASQLTAYFKSGSIRGVQNYAGYVSYNGHTYCVSLLANNMRHRGNTRRTMTQVLKALFPNTPAPKASNS; this is encoded by the coding sequence ATGCAATCACGATCCATCACGCTTTACGCCTTACTCTTACTGCTACTCCTACCGTTGGCCGGGAGGGCGCAACAAGATATCATAGACACCACGCAAGCTGTGCAGATACTGCAACAAGCCGAGCAGCGTGGAGAGGCTCGCTATGGAGTCTCCGTATGGCGCATCGATGAGGACAAGCCACTACTTGACTACCGTAGCAGAGAGCGGTTTACACCCGCCTCCGTGACCAAGATCTTCTCCTCCGCCACGGCACTCATAGCCCTAGGTGCCGACTATCAGTTTCCCACAGAGATCGGTTATCGTGGAGAGATTACAAAGGATAGCGTACTCAAAGGCGACCTCATCATCGTAGGGCATGGCGACCCCTCGCTCGAGTCGAAGCATTACCCACGCCGCAAGGGAATCTTCTACGATCAGGTCTACCTAGCACTGCAACAAGCGGGCATCCACCAGATACAAGGCCGCATCGTCGTCGATGCCTCAGCCTACTGCGACGAGGGCTATCTTGAGGCATGGCCCCGTGAGGACTGGGGCCGGCGCTACGCTCCAGCCCTCTATGGGGTCAACCTCTGCGACAACATCATGCAGGTCGGCATCTCCGCACAGGATGTGGCAAAAGGAGCTGAGGCACCCTCCTACCTTCACCCCTCCACACCAGGTCATGCGTGGCAGATAGACATACAGCTGGTCAAGCGGGGCAGTCAATTAGCCATCTCAGCAGATCGCAACTCTCGCACCTCACGCCGTCTCTCGGGTCGCCTAGCACGTGGCAGCTCTAAGCGACAGGTCATCGCCTGCGACCTGAGCAACCCCGCTATGGCACTGGCACTGCAACTAGCAGAGCATCTACAGCGACGTGGCATAGAGCTCACCGACTGCCAGAGTGTAGCCTACTATGACAAGTCCGCTCCGACACTCACCACCCTACTAGACATCTACCTAAGTCCGCATCTGAGCGAGCTGATACGCACCTGCAACTATCACAGTGTCAACCTCTACGCTGAGGCTCTCCTCCGTAGCATAGGCAACCGCTTTGGCGCCATACAGCAGGGCGGATGTATCTCGACAAGCGAAGCGCTACGACAAGAAATGAACTACTGGCGGGAGACTTGCTCCCTCTCATCTGACGAGCTGGAGCTCTACGACGGCTCTGGGCTATCCCCCCGCAGCAAGCTCTCACCCTATGCGCTGACCGCCGCCTTGCGACAAGTCTACCGGCTACCGCTACCTGTCTCAGATCCTTTCATCCTCTCCCTGCCCCAAGTGGGTCGTGAGGGCACTGTCCGCAACTTGCTCCCAGCATCGCAGCTCACCGCTTACTTCAAGAGCGGCTCCATACGAGGCGTCCAAAACTATGCAGGCTACGTCAGCTACAACGGCCACACCTACTGCGTCTCCCTCCTCGCCAACAATATGCGCCATCGAGGCAACACCCGACGCACTATGACACAAGTATTAAAGGCGCTCTTCCCCAATACCCCTGCGCCAAAAGCCTCTAACTCCTAG
- a CDS encoding M23 family metallopeptidase: MSRNLLADGYTIETARDAETRISSAEMERALEREALEYPAIDLYGEDSWTDWVNPFAGKSSPRIPATYNIDCSGFVMPLEGTMRVTSNYGYRARYRREHKGIDLALRTGDDVRAAFDGKVRIRGYERGGYGNYIVIRHPNGLETVYGHMSRCIAKEGQIVRAGEVIGKGGSTGRSTGPHLHFETRFLGIDINPARIIDFEVGAPQSDYYTFVAPKGYKTYAYEDGGSQSKAGDAKYKAKAQKSRAKVSHSPRIYRVKKGDTLSNIAKKTGTSVSHLCKANNMSSRATLRPGQALKY, from the coding sequence GTGAGCCGCAACTTGCTAGCAGACGGGTACACTATAGAGACGGCCAGAGATGCCGAGACACGTATATCCAGCGCTGAGATGGAGCGCGCACTCGAGAGAGAGGCTCTCGAATACCCTGCAATAGATCTATATGGCGAAGACTCGTGGACTGACTGGGTAAACCCCTTTGCGGGTAAAAGTAGCCCACGTATCCCCGCTACATATAATATCGACTGCTCGGGCTTCGTCATGCCTCTAGAGGGTACGATGCGTGTCACATCCAATTATGGTTACCGCGCTCGCTATCGTCGCGAGCACAAGGGCATAGACCTAGCACTCCGCACAGGAGATGACGTACGAGCTGCCTTCGATGGCAAGGTGCGCATCCGTGGCTACGAGCGTGGGGGATATGGCAACTACATCGTCATTCGTCACCCCAACGGTCTCGAGACCGTCTATGGACACATGAGCCGCTGCATCGCCAAGGAGGGACAGATCGTCCGTGCTGGCGAGGTCATCGGCAAGGGCGGCAGCACGGGTCGTAGCACAGGACCACACCTGCACTTCGAGACCCGCTTCCTAGGCATCGACATCAACCCCGCTAGGATCATCGACTTCGAGGTAGGAGCGCCCCAGAGCGACTACTACACCTTTGTCGCTCCTAAGGGCTATAAGACCTATGCTTACGAGGATGGAGGCAGTCAGAGCAAGGCTGGAGATGCTAAGTACAAGGCTAAGGCTCAGAAGAGCCGTGCCAAGGTATCGCACTCGCCTCGCATATATCGTGTGAAGAAGGGCGACACACTCTCGAACATTGCTAAGAAGACGGGGACCTCTGTAAGCCATCTCTGCAAAGCAAACAATATGTCCTCACGAGCTACGCTGCGCCCAGGGCAAGCTCTGAAATACTAG